One genomic window of Corvus moneduloides isolate bCorMon1 chromosome 14, bCorMon1.pri, whole genome shotgun sequence includes the following:
- the PLS3 gene encoding plastin-3 isoform X2, giving the protein MANTMQISKDELEELKEAFAKVDLNSNGFICDYELHELFKEASLPLPGYKVREIIQKLMIDGDKNKDGKISFEEFVYIFQEVKSSDIAKTFRRAINRKEGICAIGGTSELSSEGTQHSYSEEEKYAFVNWINKALENDPDCRHVIPMNPNTDDLFKAVGDGIVLCKMINLSVPDTIDERAINKKKLTPFIIQENLNLALNSASAIGCHVVNIGAEDLREGKPHLVLGLLWQIIKIGLFADIELSRNEALAALLRDGENLEDLMKLSPEELLLRWANFHLENAGWHKISNFSSDIKDSRAYFHLLNQIAPKGQKEGEPQIDINMSGFNEKDDLRRAEYMLQQADRLGCRQFVTPADVVSGNPKLNLAFVANLFNKYPALTKPENQDIDWTLLEGETREERTFRNWMNSLGVNPHVNHLYGDLQDALVILQLYEKIKVPVDWNKVNKPPYPKLGANMKKLENCNYAVDLGKHPAKFSLVGIGGQDLNDGNPTLTLALVWQLMRRYTLNVLEDLGDGQKVNDDIIVSWVNQTLKEAGKSTSIQNFKDKTISTSLAVVDLIDAIQPGCINYDLVKTGHLSEDDKQNNAKYAVSMARRIGARVYALPEDLVEVKPKMVMTVFACLMGRGMKRV; this is encoded by the exons ATGGCCAACACCATGCAAATCTCCAAAGATGAGCTGGAGGAACTCAAGGAGGCTTTTGCTAAAGTTG aCCTCAACAGCAATGGGTTCATCTGTGACTACGAGTTGCATGAGCTGTTCAAGGAAGCCAGCCTGCCTCTCCCTGGGTACAAAGTGAGAGAGATCATCCAGAAGCTCATGATTGATGGTGACAAGAATAAAGATGGGAAGATTAGTTTTGAAGAATTCGTCTAT ATTTTCCAAGAGGTGAAAAGCAGCGATATCGCTAAAACATTCCGAAGAGCCATtaacaggaaggaaggaatctGTGCCATCGGGGGCACCTCAGAGCTCTCCAGTGAGGGGACCCAGCACTCCTACTCAG AGGAAGAGAAATATGCCTTTGTAAACTGGATAAACAAAGCCCTGGAAAATGATCCCGACTGTAGGCACGTTATTCCAATGAACCCAAATACAGATGACCTGTTCAAAGCTGTGGGAGATGGGATTGTGCTATG CAAAATGATCAATCTTTCTGTTCCTGACACAATTGATGAAAGAGCAATTAATAAGAAGAAACTCACACCATTCATAATTCAG GAGAACCTGAACCTGGCCTTGAATTCTGCATCCGCCATCGGCTGTCATGTTGTCAATATTGGTGCAGAGGACTTGAGGGAAGGAAAACCCCACCTGGTCCTTGGACTCCTCTGGCAGATCATTAAGATTGGCTTGTTTGCTGACATCGAGCTCAGCAGAAATGAAG CACTGGCTGCCTTACTTCGTGATGGTGAAAATCTGGAGGACCTTATGAAACTGTCCCCAGAAGAGCTGCTCCTAAGATGGGCCAACTTCCACCTGGAAAATGCAGGCTGGCACAAAATCAGTAACTTCAGCTCAGATATCAAG gATTCCAGAGCCTATTTTCACCTCCTCAATCAAATTGCACCCAAAGGGCAGAAAGAAGGAGAGCCTCAGATTGATATTAACATGTCGGGTTTCAAT GAAAAGGATGACTTGCGGAGGGCAGAGTATATGCTGCAGCAGGCAGATCGGCTTGGCTGCCGGCAGTTTGTCACACCGGCTGATGTGGTTAGTGGCAACCCCAAACTGAACCTGGCCTTCGTTGCCAACCTGTTCAACAAGTACCCAGCGCTTACCAAGCCTGAAAACCAGGACATCGACTGGACCCTTTTGGAAG GAGAGACACGTGAGGAACGGACCTTCCGCAATTGGATGAATTCTCTTGGTGTGAACCCTCACGTAAATCACCTCTACGG TGATCTCCAAGATGCACTGGTAATACTACAACTGTATGAAAAGATCAAAGTTCCTGTTGACTGGAATAAGGTTAACAAGCCTCCGTACCCTAAACTTGGAGCAAAtatgaaaaag CTAGAAAACTGTAACTACGCTGTAGACTTGGGAAAGCATCCAGCTAAATTCTCCCTGGTTGGCATTGGAGGGCAAGATCTGAATGATGGAAACCCAACACTGACACTGGCCTTGGTCTGGCAGTTGATGAGAAG GTACACGCTGAATGTCCTCGAGGACCTGGGTGATGGTCAGAAAGTCAACGATGACATTATAGTCAGCTGGGTAAACCAGACCCTGAAAGAAGCTGGCAAGTCCACCTCCATCCAAAACTTCAAG GACAAGACTATCAGCACGAGCTTGGCAGTTGTGGATTTAATCGATGCCATACAGCCTGGATGTATCAACTATGACCTTGTAAAGACTGGTCACCTGTCAGAAGATGACAAGCAAAATAACGCTAA GTATGCTGTGTCCATGGCAAGAAGAATTGGTGCCAGAGTTTATGCTCTTCCAGAAGATCTTGTGGAAGTGAAGCCAAAGATGGTCATGACTGTGTTTGCCTGCTTGATGGGCAGAGGAATGAAGCGAGTATAA
- the LOC116451194 gene encoding nyctalopin-like produces MCKCTPEETILCNRAGLKTLPREIATSTISLNLSNNYLRILNTNTFRNLTFLHSLWLDGNNLTFLTPGTFHALSRLQELHLSRNSRLTYLHANTFRGLLNLISLDLSHCNIFEIHPLLFSHLPSLERLDLASNNMRYVPQAFRNLSSLTRLSLEGNHIEAIGRDSLKDLETLYDLNLRKNRIWIIQNGAFTKLLRLGMLNLGHNFITDLPNQLFNGLIQLKTMHLEANRITAVDCTFRHLLNLRNLYLNNNQISSISDSAFLYLNKLHFLHLSKNNLSSLPRGLFAKLTKLKYVFLSNNPWRCDCSMLWFWRWTATRRAIIEGLDCTFLGLPNTTAPEDPRPGDLGDCTVPLELASEDKCRVASTSVAPGPPPLPGQLILLALACHMWYNERGWGTVVAMF; encoded by the coding sequence ATGTGCAAATGTACACCTGAAGAGACCATCCTCTGCAACAGAGCTGGACTGAAAACCCTACCTCGAGAAATAGCAACATCCACCATCTCTCTAAACCTCTCCAACAATTATTTGCGGATTCTCAACACCAACACCTTCAGAAACCTGACTTTCCTTCACAGCCTCTGGCTAGACGGGAACAATCTGACTTTCCTGACCCCAGGAACTTTCCATGCTCTCAGCAGGCTGCAAGAGCTGCACCTCAGCAGGAACTCACGCCTCACCTACCTGCACGCAAACACATTCAGAGGACTACTAAACCTCATCAGCCTGGATTTGTCCCACTGCAATATCTTTGAAATCCACccacttttattttcacactTGCCTTCTTTAGAAAGGCTTGATTTAGCCTCCAATAACATGCGGTATGTCCCACAAGCCTTTAGGAACCTCTCCAGCCTCACGAGGCTGTCCCTGGAGGGCAATCACATAGAAGCCATCGGCAGAGATTCCCTGAAGGACCTGGAAACCCTATACGATCTGAATCTCAGGAAGAATCGGATATGGATCATTCAAAATGGAGCTTTCACAAAGCTTCTCAGATTGGGCATGTTAAATTTAGGACACAACTTCATCACTGATTTGCCTAATCAGCTTTTCAATGGGTTGATCCAGCTCAAGACCATGCACCTTGAAGCCAACAGAATCACTGCTGTCGACTGCACCTTCAGACACCTGCTCAACTTGAGAAACTTGTACTTGAACAACAACCAGATCTCCTCCATCTCAGACTCTGCTTTTTTATACTTAAACAAGCTGCACTTCCTTCacctgagcaaaaacaacctcagctccctgcccaggggCTTGTTTGCCAAACTGACCAAACTGAAGTATGTGTTCCTGTCCAACAACCCCTGGAGGTGCGACTGCAGCATGCTCTGGTTTTGGCGCTGGACGGCCACACGCAGGGCTATCATTGAGGGGCTGGACTGCACCTTCCTGGGCCTTCCCAACACAACAGCACCTGAGGACCCCCGCCCTGGGGACCTGGGGGACTGCACAGTGCCACTGGAGCTGGCCAGTGAAGACAAGTGCAGAGTGGCCAGTACCAGTGTGGCTCCTGGGCCCCCCCCTCTGCCAGGCCAGCTCATCCTGCTGGCACTTGCCTGCCACATGTGGTACAATGAGAGGGGATGGGGCACCGTGGTGGCCATGTTTTAA
- the PLS3 gene encoding plastin-3 isoform X1, whose protein sequence is MANTMQISKDELEELKEAFAKVDLNSNGFICDYELHELFKEASLPLPGYKVREIIQKLMIDGDKNKDGKISFEEFVYIFQEVKSSDIAKTFRRAINRKEGICAIGGTSELSSEGTQHSYSEEEKYAFVNWINKALENDPDCRHVIPMNPNTDDLFKAVGDGIVLCKMINLSVPDTIDERAINKKKLTPFIIQENLNLALNSASAIGCHVVNIGAEDLREGKPHLVLGLLWQIIKIGLFADIELSRNEALAALLRDGENLEDLMKLSPEELLLRWANFHLENAGWHKISNFSSDIKLTDFGNSVKDSRAYFHLLNQIAPKGQKEGEPQIDINMSGFNEKDDLRRAEYMLQQADRLGCRQFVTPADVVSGNPKLNLAFVANLFNKYPALTKPENQDIDWTLLEGETREERTFRNWMNSLGVNPHVNHLYGDLQDALVILQLYEKIKVPVDWNKVNKPPYPKLGANMKKLENCNYAVDLGKHPAKFSLVGIGGQDLNDGNPTLTLALVWQLMRRYTLNVLEDLGDGQKVNDDIIVSWVNQTLKEAGKSTSIQNFKDKTISTSLAVVDLIDAIQPGCINYDLVKTGHLSEDDKQNNAKYAVSMARRIGARVYALPEDLVEVKPKMVMTVFACLMGRGMKRV, encoded by the exons ATGGCCAACACCATGCAAATCTCCAAAGATGAGCTGGAGGAACTCAAGGAGGCTTTTGCTAAAGTTG aCCTCAACAGCAATGGGTTCATCTGTGACTACGAGTTGCATGAGCTGTTCAAGGAAGCCAGCCTGCCTCTCCCTGGGTACAAAGTGAGAGAGATCATCCAGAAGCTCATGATTGATGGTGACAAGAATAAAGATGGGAAGATTAGTTTTGAAGAATTCGTCTAT ATTTTCCAAGAGGTGAAAAGCAGCGATATCGCTAAAACATTCCGAAGAGCCATtaacaggaaggaaggaatctGTGCCATCGGGGGCACCTCAGAGCTCTCCAGTGAGGGGACCCAGCACTCCTACTCAG AGGAAGAGAAATATGCCTTTGTAAACTGGATAAACAAAGCCCTGGAAAATGATCCCGACTGTAGGCACGTTATTCCAATGAACCCAAATACAGATGACCTGTTCAAAGCTGTGGGAGATGGGATTGTGCTATG CAAAATGATCAATCTTTCTGTTCCTGACACAATTGATGAAAGAGCAATTAATAAGAAGAAACTCACACCATTCATAATTCAG GAGAACCTGAACCTGGCCTTGAATTCTGCATCCGCCATCGGCTGTCATGTTGTCAATATTGGTGCAGAGGACTTGAGGGAAGGAAAACCCCACCTGGTCCTTGGACTCCTCTGGCAGATCATTAAGATTGGCTTGTTTGCTGACATCGAGCTCAGCAGAAATGAAG CACTGGCTGCCTTACTTCGTGATGGTGAAAATCTGGAGGACCTTATGAAACTGTCCCCAGAAGAGCTGCTCCTAAGATGGGCCAACTTCCACCTGGAAAATGCAGGCTGGCACAAAATCAGTAACTTCAGCTCAGATATCAAG CTTACAGATTTTGGCAATTCAGTAAAG gATTCCAGAGCCTATTTTCACCTCCTCAATCAAATTGCACCCAAAGGGCAGAAAGAAGGAGAGCCTCAGATTGATATTAACATGTCGGGTTTCAAT GAAAAGGATGACTTGCGGAGGGCAGAGTATATGCTGCAGCAGGCAGATCGGCTTGGCTGCCGGCAGTTTGTCACACCGGCTGATGTGGTTAGTGGCAACCCCAAACTGAACCTGGCCTTCGTTGCCAACCTGTTCAACAAGTACCCAGCGCTTACCAAGCCTGAAAACCAGGACATCGACTGGACCCTTTTGGAAG GAGAGACACGTGAGGAACGGACCTTCCGCAATTGGATGAATTCTCTTGGTGTGAACCCTCACGTAAATCACCTCTACGG TGATCTCCAAGATGCACTGGTAATACTACAACTGTATGAAAAGATCAAAGTTCCTGTTGACTGGAATAAGGTTAACAAGCCTCCGTACCCTAAACTTGGAGCAAAtatgaaaaag CTAGAAAACTGTAACTACGCTGTAGACTTGGGAAAGCATCCAGCTAAATTCTCCCTGGTTGGCATTGGAGGGCAAGATCTGAATGATGGAAACCCAACACTGACACTGGCCTTGGTCTGGCAGTTGATGAGAAG GTACACGCTGAATGTCCTCGAGGACCTGGGTGATGGTCAGAAAGTCAACGATGACATTATAGTCAGCTGGGTAAACCAGACCCTGAAAGAAGCTGGCAAGTCCACCTCCATCCAAAACTTCAAG GACAAGACTATCAGCACGAGCTTGGCAGTTGTGGATTTAATCGATGCCATACAGCCTGGATGTATCAACTATGACCTTGTAAAGACTGGTCACCTGTCAGAAGATGACAAGCAAAATAACGCTAA GTATGCTGTGTCCATGGCAAGAAGAATTGGTGCCAGAGTTTATGCTCTTCCAGAAGATCTTGTGGAAGTGAAGCCAAAGATGGTCATGACTGTGTTTGCCTGCTTGATGGGCAGAGGAATGAAGCGAGTATAA
- the AGTR2 gene encoding type-2 angiotensin II receptor, which translates to MQSNYFPVVTTMESLQVLSTALTNSSAVSHSSPPCPLTSSDYQFSLIPALFSVVFILGLVGNSVVVVVLCRHTDPKTVANIYIFNLAMADLLCLATLPFWATYYAQGYNWLFGSLMCKISSSVLCLNMFASIFFIMCMSMDRYHAIVHPIHSQRRTPQQAYFVALVVWGLACLSSLPTFYFRDTYYVESLEVNACIMAFPYENYAKWSVATAFLKNAFGFFIPLAVITTCYIWIRRHLLKAQEFGKSRQKRDKVLKLVAAVVMAFLISWLPFHVLTFLNALAHMNIITSCEVMGVIDTALPFSICMAFANSCINPLLYCFIGNQFQEKLHCLFKRQVYQFNSHRESSSVRKGSCFRDAETPMGKEGEPESFL; encoded by the coding sequence ATGCAGAGCAACTACTTCCCAGTTGTCACCACCATGGAAAGTCTCCAAGTCCTGTCTACAGCACTGACAAACTCATCGGCTGTGTCGCACTcgtcccctccctgcccccttACCTCTTCAGATTATCAGTTTTCTCTAATTCCAGCcctcttctctgtggtttttattCTGGGCTTGGTTGGCAACAGTGTGGTGGTTGTGGTGCTCTGTCGTCACACTGACCCCAAGACAGTTGCTAATATCTACATTTTCAACCTGGCCATGGCGgacctgctgtgcctggccacCCTCCCCTTCTGGGCCACCTACTACGCACAGGGATACAACTGGCTCTTCGGGTCTCTCATGTGCAAGATCTCCAGTTCTGTCCTATGTCTGAACATgtttgcaagtatttttttcattatgtgcATGAGCATGGACCGGTACCATGCCATTGTCCATCCTATTCACTCCCAAAGGAGAACTCCACAACAAGCGTATTTTGTAGCATTGGTTGTGTGGGGCCTTGCCTGTTTGTCCTCCCTCCCAACTTTTTATTTCCGAGACACTTACTACGTTGAAAGCTTGGAGGTCAATGCTTGCATTATGGCCTTTCCTTATGAGAACTATGCAAAATGGTCTGTGGCAACCGCCTTCCTGAAAAACGCCTTTGGCTTCTTCATCCCCTTGGCAGTGATCACCACCTGCTACATCTGGATCAGGAGGCACTTGCTTAAAGCACAGGAGTTTGGGAAAAGCAGGCAGAAGAGGGACAAAGTCCTAAAGCTGGTGGCTGCTGTTGTCATGGCCTTCCTAATTTCTTGGCTGCCATTCCACGTTTTAACGTTTTTGAATGCTTTGGCTCACATGAACATCATTACCAGCTGTGAGGTGATGGGAGTCATTGACACGGCGCTGCCGTTCAGCATCTGCATGGCCTTCGCCAACAGCTGCATCAACCCCCTGCTGTACTGCTTCATTGGCAACCAGTTCCAGGAGAAGCTCCACTGCTTGTTCAAGAGACAAGTTTATCAGTTCAACAGCCATCGGGAAAGCTCCTCTGTGAGGAAGggcagctgtttcagagatgccGAAACCCCCATGGGCAAAGAAGGGGAACCTGAGTCTTTCCTATAG